From Amycolatopsis sp. cg9, one genomic window encodes:
- a CDS encoding TetR/AcrR family transcriptional regulator, protein MTSVDVDTRRHRQRLLDGLAASITEGGFRDTTVADVVRRARTSRRTFYEHFSSREECLIALLSDANRAMIQQISDAVDPSAPWSLQVRQAIEAWIACAESEPAITLSWIRDVPALGAAARDLQRDAMEGFIAMTQRLTDTPSLRAAGISPPSRQLAIMLLGGLRELIATTVEDGGRAGDVTEVAVRASIALLGPA, encoded by the coding sequence GTGACTTCCGTGGACGTCGACACCCGCCGGCACCGGCAGCGCCTGCTGGACGGGCTGGCCGCGTCGATCACCGAGGGCGGCTTCCGCGACACGACGGTGGCCGACGTCGTCCGCCGCGCCCGCACTTCCCGCCGCACGTTCTACGAGCACTTTTCGAGTCGCGAAGAGTGCCTGATCGCGTTGCTGTCCGACGCGAACCGCGCGATGATCCAGCAGATCTCCGACGCGGTGGACCCGAGCGCGCCGTGGTCCCTTCAGGTGCGGCAGGCGATCGAGGCGTGGATCGCGTGCGCGGAGTCAGAGCCGGCGATCACCCTGAGCTGGATCCGCGACGTCCCGGCACTGGGCGCGGCGGCGCGCGACCTGCAGCGCGACGCGATGGAGGGCTTCATCGCGATGACGCAGCGGTTGACGGACACCCCGTCGTTGCGCGCGGCGGGAATCAGCCCGCCGTCACGCCAGCTGGCGATCATGCTGCTGGGCGGGCTGCGGGAGCTGATCGCGACCACGGTGGAGGACGGTGGGCGCGCTGGGGATGTCACGGAGGTGGCGGTGCGGGCGTCGATCGCGTTGCTGGGGCCGGCCTGA